From one Treponema denticola genomic stretch:
- a CDS encoding BCCT family transporter: MMNTEDELGVKSLDLKDKNEIDWLITVLPLAVIICLTGLVLFFPVESMKVVDALWSVFVNKLGFFYILLGLGLVFTAIGLAFSRFGTVKLGNLEKPRYGNFTWGSMIFTSTMAADILYWSLIEWAYYFGESPFGLSSLSLAERQDWAAAYPLFHWGITPWAFHIVPAVAFAYMLHVKGRTKQKLSESCRPIFGDKIDGPVGKMIDVFSVIGLLAGTATTFSLATPLLSLAVSTIFGIPQGKILTLSILLIIAAVYTAAVLLGLKGISQLAKISVVSFCVLLGLVFIASPKIYIIETSITGIGKVIQNFFGMSTWMDPLRISGEGGAGFPQNWTIFYWAYWIAWFVATPFFIGKISEGRTIKNTIIGGLICGIAGTYCSFIILGNYGLHLQAHGILDSASALKETDASQVILQILNTLPYAKIVLGILIITMIAFYSSTFDAITLVIASYSQKNLEKHSEPKKGLRAFWAVVFVMLPAALILVGTNLNQLQSLSIIAAFPLGIIIILIVISLFKELKHNGEYR, from the coding sequence ATGATGAATACTGAAGATGAATTGGGCGTAAAGTCTCTTGACTTAAAAGATAAAAATGAAATTGATTGGCTTATAACCGTATTACCCCTTGCAGTGATAATCTGCTTGACGGGATTGGTTCTCTTTTTTCCGGTAGAATCGATGAAGGTGGTTGATGCCCTTTGGTCTGTTTTTGTAAACAAGTTGGGCTTCTTTTATATTTTGTTAGGCTTGGGCCTTGTTTTTACCGCCATAGGTTTGGCCTTTTCCCGCTTCGGCACTGTAAAGCTGGGTAATCTTGAAAAACCGCGTTACGGGAATTTTACATGGGGTTCTATGATTTTTACCTCGACTATGGCAGCCGATATTCTTTACTGGTCTCTGATAGAGTGGGCTTATTATTTTGGGGAAAGCCCCTTCGGACTGTCTTCCCTTTCATTGGCGGAAAGGCAGGATTGGGCCGCTGCCTATCCTCTATTCCATTGGGGAATAACACCGTGGGCTTTTCATATAGTGCCTGCCGTAGCCTTTGCTTATATGCTTCATGTCAAAGGAAGAACAAAGCAAAAGCTGTCCGAAAGCTGCCGTCCTATTTTTGGAGACAAGATTGACGGTCCTGTAGGAAAGATGATAGATGTTTTTTCCGTAATAGGCTTATTGGCCGGAACTGCTACAACATTCTCTCTTGCAACTCCTCTTTTGTCTTTGGCTGTTTCTACTATTTTTGGAATCCCTCAAGGAAAGATTTTGACCCTTTCTATTCTTCTGATAATAGCTGCCGTCTACACGGCTGCCGTTTTATTGGGCTTAAAGGGGATTTCTCAGCTTGCAAAGATTTCGGTTGTTTCTTTCTGTGTTCTTTTAGGCCTTGTATTTATAGCCTCGCCTAAAATCTACATAATTGAAACCAGCATAACCGGTATCGGCAAGGTTATTCAAAACTTTTTCGGCATGTCAACTTGGATGGACCCCTTGCGTATTTCGGGAGAAGGAGGGGCCGGCTTCCCTCAAAACTGGACAATATTTTATTGGGCTTATTGGATAGCATGGTTTGTTGCAACCCCTTTCTTTATAGGAAAAATTTCTGAAGGCCGTACAATAAAAAATACCATAATTGGCGGTCTTATTTGCGGTATAGCGGGGACTTATTGTTCTTTTATAATCCTTGGAAATTACGGACTCCATTTACAGGCTCACGGAATTCTAGATTCGGCTTCCGCCTTAAAGGAAACGGATGCTTCTCAAGTTATCTTGCAAATTCTTAACACCCTTCCTTACGCAAAAATTGTTTTGGGTATTTTAATAATTACTATGATAGCCTTTTATTCCAGTACCTTTGATGCAATTACTTTGGTAATAGCTTCCTATTCTCAAAAGAATTTGGAAAAGCATAGCGAGCCTAAAAAAGGTTTAAGGGCATTTTGGGCTGTAGTCTTCGTAATGCTTCCTGCAGCTTTAATCCTTGTGGGAACGAATTTAAATCAGCTTCAAAGTCTTTCGATTATAGCCGCCTTTCCTTTAGGAATTATAATAATACTGATAGTTATAAGTCTTTTTAAGGAACTAAAACACAACGGAGAGTATAGGTAG
- a CDS encoding phosphotransferase has product MKRRYFQIIKLMQKDKDIPQRDIAKQLKISLAYVNKILFDMEHDGFLYTEGVPPFGKKRLTKKALSAFEECRVDNAIIMAAGFGSRFVPLTYATPKGLLEVFGERMIERQIEQLKAAGINDITIVVGYLKETFEYLIDKYGVKFVYNPDFKNKNNLSTLYHVRDELKSTYILSSDNWLRENMYHSHEYDSWYSAVKVTGKTKEWILKLGLHDKIMSVKVGGRNGWVMYGPVYFSKEFSDKIRPMIEEAYKRDDTDDWYWEDVYMRNIKELTMFANKQGEHQVYEFESLDEIRLFDSSYLISSHDKWLELISDVFKRPEHSITNLKPLKFGMTNKSFLFEFEGEEYIFRIPGEGTQALINRKEEYEVYKAVSPLHLSDSIIYFDPENGVKISKFIPNSHTADARNPEDLKKCIKVARRLHESGLKVDHSFNLRERMDYYEKIANEKNGIFYNDYREVRLLMNELLEIIEKMEKPGVLCHIDLVPDNFIISGDDVHLIDWEYAAMCDPLIDIAMFAIYAYYDNTELENLMELYFERKPEKDERLRIYCYVALSGFLWAIWTCYKEALGVSFGDYGLKMYRYAKDYYKRVKELGGN; this is encoded by the coding sequence ATGAAGAGAAGATACTTTCAGATTATAAAACTTATGCAAAAAGATAAGGATATTCCGCAAAGAGATATAGCAAAACAGTTAAAAATATCCTTGGCTTACGTAAATAAAATTTTATTCGATATGGAGCATGACGGCTTTTTGTATACCGAAGGTGTTCCTCCTTTTGGGAAAAAGCGGCTTACCAAAAAAGCTTTAAGTGCTTTTGAAGAGTGCAGGGTGGATAATGCAATTATTATGGCTGCCGGTTTCGGCTCGCGTTTTGTTCCTTTAACCTATGCAACACCTAAGGGATTGTTGGAAGTTTTTGGGGAAAGGATGATTGAAAGGCAAATTGAACAGCTGAAAGCGGCCGGTATTAACGATATAACTATAGTTGTAGGCTATTTAAAGGAAACTTTTGAATATCTGATAGATAAGTATGGTGTAAAATTTGTATATAATCCCGACTTTAAAAATAAAAATAACCTTTCCACACTTTACCATGTAAGGGATGAGCTTAAAAGCACCTATATTCTTTCGAGCGATAATTGGCTTAGGGAAAATATGTATCATTCCCATGAGTATGATTCATGGTATTCGGCCGTGAAGGTAACCGGTAAAACAAAGGAGTGGATATTAAAGTTAGGTTTGCACGATAAAATTATGAGCGTAAAAGTGGGAGGCCGAAACGGCTGGGTTATGTACGGCCCTGTTTATTTTTCAAAAGAATTTTCCGATAAGATCCGCCCCATGATTGAAGAAGCCTATAAAAGAGATGATACGGACGATTGGTACTGGGAAGATGTCTATATGAGGAATATAAAAGAGCTAACCATGTTTGCAAACAAGCAGGGTGAGCATCAGGTATATGAATTCGAATCCCTTGACGAAATTCGTCTCTTTGATTCATCCTATCTTATTTCATCCCATGATAAATGGCTTGAGCTTATATCGGATGTATTTAAACGTCCTGAACATAGTATTACAAATCTAAAGCCTCTTAAATTCGGAATGACAAACAAATCTTTTTTGTTTGAATTTGAGGGAGAAGAATATATTTTTAGAATACCGGGAGAGGGAACCCAAGCTCTCATAAACAGAAAAGAAGAATATGAGGTCTACAAGGCTGTTTCTCCTTTACATTTGAGCGATTCTATTATTTACTTTGACCCTGAAAACGGGGTGAAGATTAGCAAGTTTATTCCCAACTCCCATACTGCGGATGCCCGCAATCCTGAAGACTTAAAAAAATGTATTAAGGTTGCCCGCCGTCTGCATGAGTCCGGCCTAAAGGTTGATCACTCTTTTAATCTTCGTGAACGTATGGATTATTACGAAAAAATTGCAAACGAAAAAAACGGTATCTTCTATAATGATTACCGCGAGGTTAGGCTGTTGATGAATGAGCTTTTGGAAATAATCGAAAAGATGGAAAAGCCCGGTGTTTTATGTCATATAGACCTTGTTCCCGACAATTTTATAATTAGTGGTGATGATGTGCATTTAATTGACTGGGAGTATGCCGCTATGTGTGATCCCCTTATAGATATAGCAATGTTTGCCATATATGCTTACTATGACAATACAGAACTCGAAAATTTGATGGAGCTTTATTTTGAAAGAAAGCCTGAAAAAGATGAAAGGCTGCGTATCTATTGTTATGTTGCTCTTTCCGGTTTTTTATGGGCTATTTGGACTTGTTATAAAGAGGCCTTGGGGGTAAGCTTTGGAGATTACGGTTTAAAGATGTATCGGTATGCAAAGGATTATTATAAAAGGGTAAAGGAACTAGGAGGTAATTAA
- a CDS encoding alanine/glycine:cation symporter family protein, with product MEQFLQNLTSLVSSANGFIWGVYFLIPLLCGTGLFFTIRLGGVQFTKFGAGWKRLFGNFSLSGKEAGKHGMSSFQAVATAIAAQVGTGNLVGAMTALIMGGPGAIFWMWLAALAGMATNFAEASIAQIYKTKDDSGQTVGGPAYYISEGLKNKVGDGFAKFLAGFFAIAIILALGFMGNMVQANSISDAFQNAFHIPTWVTGAVLAVIAGIIFMGGVKRIASVTEKVVPIMAIVYIVVGLVVVIINAAQIPEMFAMIFKGAFNPKAVWGGALGFGMGRAVRYGVARGLFSNEAGMGSTPHAHAVADVKHPVEQGVLGIVAVFIDTFIVLNVTVFTVLSSGVVQFEGSEPTMKGIKLVQEAFSQHLFGSTFGYLFIAVCLLFFAFSTIIGWYYFGETNIRYLFGTKGLIPYQLLVVIFIFVGSLLKIDLVWELTDFFNGIMVIPNLIALLFLSGTVAKILKDYNKGLPYDASQYK from the coding sequence ATGGAACAATTTTTACAAAATCTTACTAGCCTTGTTTCTTCGGCTAACGGATTTATTTGGGGAGTTTACTTCCTTATTCCGCTTCTATGCGGTACCGGTTTGTTCTTTACAATCCGGTTAGGAGGAGTACAGTTTACAAAATTCGGAGCCGGCTGGAAACGCCTTTTCGGTAACTTTTCATTAAGCGGAAAAGAAGCCGGAAAGCACGGTATGAGCTCTTTCCAAGCTGTTGCTACAGCTATTGCAGCACAGGTAGGAACGGGAAACCTTGTCGGTGCCATGACAGCCCTCATCATGGGAGGCCCCGGAGCTATCTTCTGGATGTGGCTTGCAGCTCTTGCCGGTATGGCAACAAACTTTGCTGAAGCCTCTATTGCTCAAATTTATAAGACAAAGGATGATTCGGGCCAGACAGTAGGAGGTCCCGCATACTACATTTCCGAAGGTTTAAAAAATAAGGTAGGAGACGGCTTTGCAAAATTCCTTGCAGGTTTCTTTGCCATAGCAATTATTCTTGCCCTCGGATTTATGGGCAATATGGTTCAGGCTAACTCAATTTCAGATGCCTTCCAAAATGCTTTCCATATTCCTACATGGGTAACAGGTGCAGTTCTTGCGGTAATCGCAGGTATTATCTTCATGGGTGGAGTTAAGCGAATTGCTTCGGTTACGGAAAAAGTAGTTCCCATCATGGCTATCGTTTACATTGTAGTAGGTCTTGTTGTTGTTATTATCAATGCGGCTCAGATCCCCGAAATGTTTGCTATGATCTTTAAGGGAGCATTTAATCCCAAGGCTGTTTGGGGCGGAGCTCTCGGTTTCGGAATGGGACGAGCCGTACGATACGGTGTTGCCCGAGGCCTTTTCTCTAACGAAGCTGGTATGGGTTCTACACCTCATGCCCACGCCGTTGCAGATGTAAAACACCCTGTAGAACAAGGCGTTTTAGGTATTGTTGCCGTATTTATCGATACATTCATCGTTTTAAACGTTACAGTATTTACCGTTTTGAGCTCAGGAGTTGTACAATTTGAAGGAAGCGAGCCCACAATGAAGGGAATTAAGCTCGTTCAAGAGGCTTTCTCACAGCACTTGTTCGGCTCTACATTCGGCTATCTTTTCATTGCCGTCTGTCTTCTTTTCTTCGCTTTCTCAACAATCATCGGTTGGTACTACTTCGGAGAAACAAACATCAGATACTTATTCGGAACAAAGGGACTTATTCCCTATCAGCTCCTGGTAGTTATCTTCATCTTTGTAGGAAGCTTGCTTAAGATTGACTTGGTTTGGGAATTGACCGACTTCTTTAACGGAATCATGGTTATACCGAACCTCATAGCCTTGCTATTCTTAAGCGGAACCGTTGCTAAGATCTTAAAAGATTATAACAAGGGTCTCCCCTACGACGCAAGTCAGTATAAATAA
- a CDS encoding GrdX family protein, which translates to MQKDSQTNKRLIITNNPKVKTFYEEDRTGIKNRYELKFLDSRDEIFKAVRDLIHSNWKLLNHAMAGNIPLHKHPYRSMALEQQENLDTNSLILWESAMERVKRGKTPPYPDDVLEDFQELDYNLFSGSVKF; encoded by the coding sequence ATGCAAAAAGATTCACAAACTAACAAAAGACTTATTATCACAAATAACCCTAAGGTTAAAACCTTCTATGAAGAAGATAGAACGGGCATAAAAAACCGCTATGAGCTTAAATTTTTAGATTCCCGAGATGAAATTTTCAAGGCGGTAAGGGATTTAATCCATTCCAACTGGAAGCTCTTAAACCATGCCATGGCAGGAAATATTCCGCTGCATAAACACCCGTATAGAAGCATGGCCTTGGAACAGCAAGAAAATCTTGACACAAATTCTCTTATTCTTTGGGAATCGGCAATGGAAAGGGTTAAAAGAGGCAAAACACCGCCCTACCCCGATGATGTCTTGGAAGATTTCCAAGAGTTAGACTATAACTTGTTTTCAGGTTCGGTAAAATTTTAA
- a CDS encoding HD-GYP domain-containing protein: MNTYNAEHTKDLSFFNKNVYLDKKFLLLIPETPLTAELKAILNEWDFSLLYSDGEPSSFMSVRTDTSASKDVLDSSKENEIISEKLKKQKEIMEETENKFWDFLRFTDKIFTDYTMKKILDPRLVFDKVKELCDFVKNDKKNILLIEMQKYSSPTNYLVMHSLRSSIFAIIIGLQLKMPPHRLIELGAACLLHEIGMFRLPPQYYMYDAPLSEEGKKALFTHPVLSYNILKNSSFSLPICLGVLEHHERENGLGYPRNLTKEKISMYGKIIAVACSYEAVTAPRPYKEAQDASSGIVEMIKNTNGQYDETILKALLYSLSFYPVGMYVHLSNGKIAKVIDVNPDDPRFPIVQIYGKTTPTGDPVIVQTKANEVTVKRQLSKEELKSIDRNTV; this comes from the coding sequence GTGAATACCTACAATGCAGAACATACAAAAGATTTATCGTTTTTTAATAAAAATGTCTATTTGGATAAAAAATTTTTACTTTTAATCCCGGAAACGCCTCTTACTGCAGAGCTAAAGGCTATTTTAAACGAATGGGATTTTTCTCTCCTTTATTCTGACGGAGAACCTTCAAGTTTTATGAGTGTAAGGACCGATACTTCCGCAAGCAAGGACGTTCTGGACTCAAGCAAGGAAAACGAAATAATTTCCGAAAAACTAAAAAAACAAAAGGAAATTATGGAAGAAACGGAAAATAAATTCTGGGATTTTTTAAGATTTACGGATAAAATTTTTACCGATTATACTATGAAAAAGATTTTGGATCCTCGTTTAGTTTTTGATAAAGTAAAAGAACTATGCGATTTTGTAAAAAACGATAAAAAAAATATACTTTTAATAGAAATGCAAAAATACAGCTCACCGACAAACTACTTGGTCATGCATTCGCTGCGATCTTCAATTTTTGCCATAATTATAGGACTTCAGCTTAAAATGCCTCCCCATAGGTTAATAGAGCTTGGAGCAGCCTGCCTTTTGCACGAAATAGGAATGTTCAGACTTCCGCCTCAATACTATATGTATGATGCCCCCTTGAGCGAAGAAGGAAAAAAGGCCTTATTTACCCATCCCGTCCTATCATATAATATTTTAAAAAACTCCTCTTTTTCTTTACCCATATGCTTGGGAGTTTTAGAGCATCATGAAAGAGAAAACGGGCTTGGATATCCGAGAAACCTTACAAAAGAAAAAATTTCAATGTACGGCAAAATAATAGCAGTTGCATGTTCTTACGAGGCCGTTACAGCTCCCCGCCCTTACAAGGAAGCCCAAGATGCTTCATCGGGTATTGTGGAAATGATAAAAAATACTAACGGACAATATGATGAAACCATTTTAAAAGCCCTGCTTTATTCTCTATCCTTTTATCCTGTCGGAATGTATGTTCATCTTTCCAACGGAAAAATTGCAAAGGTAATAGATGTCAATCCTGATGACCCCAGATTTCCTATTGTACAAATCTACGGAAAAACAACTCCTACCGGAGACCCGGTTATTGTACAAACAAAGGCAAACGAAGTTACCGTAAAAAGACAGTTATCAAAAGAAGAGTTAAAAAGTATTGATCGAAATACTGTATAA
- a CDS encoding Smr/MutS family protein has translation MTKNFGDILDEWDKITGKPYGKKQIKKDEHSNKKNHKILIKEDNSKKINPMEMWLRRYGVEDKDAQEDFTSVDYARQRKTLRDMHCEDEIDLHGMTCDEAEAALNVFFENSIRRGLKKILIIHGKGNHSGGGAVLAPFVRSYLEKHKRAGETGHPKNADGGTGSTWVILK, from the coding sequence ATGACTAAAAATTTCGGCGACATATTGGACGAGTGGGACAAAATAACGGGAAAGCCCTACGGAAAAAAGCAAATAAAAAAAGATGAACATTCAAATAAAAAGAACCATAAAATTCTTATAAAAGAAGATAATTCGAAAAAGATAAATCCTATGGAAATGTGGTTAAGACGTTATGGTGTAGAAGATAAGGATGCTCAAGAAGATTTTACCTCAGTTGATTATGCAAGGCAGCGTAAGACATTAAGAGACATGCACTGCGAAGATGAGATCGACTTACACGGTATGACTTGTGATGAAGCCGAAGCCGCTTTAAATGTTTTTTTTGAAAATTCCATACGCCGCGGCCTAAAAAAGATTCTAATTATTCACGGTAAGGGAAACCACTCCGGCGGAGGTGCCGTCTTGGCTCCCTTTGTCCGTTCATATCTTGAAAAACATAAAAGAGCAGGCGAAACCGGTCATCCTAAAAATGCAGACGGCGGCACCGGTTCCACTTGGGTTATATTAAAATAG
- a CDS encoding tetratricopeptide repeat protein, translated as MVKINKIICISILIFLISSCSKVDRARLNFLSGYIAWKQNDWNKAASNFFKSIDLSEELKDERIKDYSDFAIGSIYLMQNEDASALSRFEKINENTDKNLNSYIYYQKGIIAFKNHEYEKAVRLFKKSLELKPDSVDAKINFELSMRYQKKQKEKLPNSKSAAVIEDKEADLSEKTILNLIRKKEKEQWQKKEQENKQPQAFDY; from the coding sequence ATGGTAAAAATAAATAAAATAATCTGTATAAGTATCCTTATTTTTTTGATATCCTCGTGTAGTAAAGTTGATAGGGCTAGGCTTAATTTTCTTTCGGGATATATTGCATGGAAACAAAATGATTGGAATAAGGCTGCATCAAACTTTTTTAAATCGATAGATTTAAGTGAAGAACTTAAAGATGAAAGAATAAAAGACTATTCGGACTTTGCAATCGGCTCCATCTACCTTATGCAAAATGAAGATGCTTCGGCTCTTTCCCGTTTTGAAAAGATAAATGAAAATACGGATAAAAATTTGAATTCCTATATTTATTATCAAAAAGGAATAATAGCATTTAAAAATCATGAATATGAAAAGGCTGTAAGGCTTTTTAAAAAATCTCTGGAACTTAAACCGGATAGTGTTGATGCTAAGATTAATTTCGAGCTTAGTATGCGTTATCAAAAAAAACAAAAGGAAAAACTTCCTAATTCTAAAAGTGCTGCCGTTATAGAAGATAAGGAAGCCGATTTATCGGAAAAAACGATTTTGAATTTAATACGAAAAAAGGAGAAAGAACAATGGCAAAAGAAAGAGCAAGAAAACAAACAGCCTCAGGCATTCGATTATTAA
- a CDS encoding vWA domain-containing protein, which translates to MISFENSVYLFFILFLLPVWFIFYINLKKIQKAYSGLENTKKIIKKAKIRALFFSVAWIFLILGLACPLWGSKPVSVRRRGVSVMFVSDISKSMSLQDIQPSRIAVQRQFLKILLEKMHKTSPESAVGLVITKGEGVLSVPLSFEKNALSSAINALSPLILSSTGTNLEAGVLRALDSFGENRGNSKIIVLCTDGGETSGSLLHAAEKIKKTDAILIIVGFGTLEETKIKVLDEKGNTQLKDARLEEAFLKKAASIAGGESTYISALSSGSIETILKIIDAGVEGVEKMVYIQEPVKRNFEMLLLAFIFLCLGGVSFYGKNK; encoded by the coding sequence ATGATAAGTTTTGAAAATTCGGTATACCTGTTTTTTATACTGTTTTTACTTCCTGTTTGGTTTATTTTTTATATAAACCTAAAAAAAATACAAAAAGCATATTCAGGCTTGGAAAATACAAAAAAGATAATCAAAAAAGCTAAAATAAGAGCCTTGTTTTTTTCTGTTGCATGGATTTTTTTGATTTTGGGCTTGGCCTGTCCTCTTTGGGGTTCCAAACCGGTTTCCGTCAGGAGAAGGGGAGTATCGGTTATGTTTGTCTCCGATATTTCAAAAAGTATGAGCCTTCAAGATATTCAGCCCAGCCGTATTGCCGTACAAAGACAGTTTTTAAAAATCTTGCTCGAAAAGATGCATAAAACTTCACCTGAGTCTGCAGTAGGGCTTGTAATTACAAAGGGTGAGGGCGTTTTATCGGTGCCTTTAAGCTTTGAAAAAAATGCCCTATCCTCTGCAATAAATGCCTTATCTCCCTTAATTCTTTCTTCTACAGGCACGAACCTTGAAGCGGGCGTTTTACGGGCATTGGATTCTTTTGGAGAAAACAGGGGAAACTCAAAAATAATAGTTTTATGCACGGACGGCGGGGAAACCTCAGGTTCTCTTTTACATGCTGCAGAAAAAATAAAAAAGACGGATGCAATCCTAATTATTGTGGGCTTCGGTACTCTTGAAGAAACTAAAATAAAAGTTCTTGATGAAAAGGGAAATACCCAATTAAAGGATGCAAGATTGGAAGAAGCCTTTTTAAAAAAGGCTGCAAGTATAGCCGGAGGTGAAAGTACGTATATCTCGGCTTTAAGTTCGGGGTCTATAGAAACTATTTTAAAAATAATAGACGCCGGTGTAGAGGGAGTTGAAAAAATGGTTTATATACAGGAGCCTGTAAAAAGAAATTTTGAAATGCTTTTACTTGCTTTTATTTTTTTATGTTTAGGTGGAGTATCCTTTTATGGTAAAAATAAATAA
- a CDS encoding VWA domain-containing protein: MISFNHPLMLLLILFFFLFLILKKSGLVAIPELKLNLVNWKGFFPKKNKLMEFGNLLCYLLWYCGIIFLIIALSEPVIFKNKQVYTDAGSSIMFLLDISPSMAAKDMSGETRIATAKKIIRKFVAKYPGDSFGLTALSSSAALILPPTIDHKVFLSRLDSLSIGELGDGTAIGMGLAVSSAYMTRTKLNSSYVVLLTDGENNTGEINPKTAAEVLVNKNIGFYVIGIGSSGYTTLEYTDRKTGKTYSGSIFSKFDEVELKKIAQYGNGKYASASSPEILEDIFNTISKQVPAAQSNFTRIIEENLYVYFLSASIFSFMLVWLLRRIFMRVYL, from the coding sequence ATGATTAGCTTTAACCATCCCCTTATGCTTTTATTGATTTTATTTTTTTTCTTGTTTCTTATATTAAAAAAAAGCGGCCTTGTTGCAATCCCAGAATTAAAATTAAATTTGGTCAATTGGAAGGGCTTTTTTCCTAAAAAAAATAAGCTTATGGAATTTGGAAATCTCTTATGTTACCTTCTTTGGTATTGCGGTATTATTTTTTTAATAATAGCCTTATCGGAACCTGTTATTTTTAAAAACAAACAGGTTTATACCGATGCAGGAAGTTCCATTATGTTTTTGTTGGACATAAGCCCTTCTATGGCAGCAAAGGATATGAGTGGAGAAACGAGGATCGCAACTGCAAAAAAAATTATAAGAAAATTTGTTGCAAAGTATCCCGGGGATTCTTTCGGCTTGACGGCTCTTTCAAGTTCTGCAGCTCTAATTCTTCCGCCTACGATCGACCATAAGGTGTTTTTATCCCGCCTCGATTCTTTGAGTATAGGAGAATTAGGAGATGGAACTGCAATCGGCATGGGGCTTGCGGTTTCTTCCGCCTATATGACAAGGACTAAGCTGAACTCTTCATACGTTGTTTTACTTACAGATGGTGAAAATAATACCGGCGAAATCAATCCGAAAACTGCGGCGGAAGTTTTAGTAAATAAAAACATCGGCTTTTATGTTATAGGGATAGGAAGTTCCGGATATACTACCTTGGAGTACACCGATCGAAAAACGGGGAAAACTTACTCAGGTTCTATTTTTTCCAAGTTCGATGAGGTTGAGCTAAAAAAAATAGCTCAATATGGAAACGGAAAATATGCCTCCGCTTCTTCACCCGAAATACTTGAAGATATATTTAACACAATATCCAAACAGGTGCCTGCTGCACAGTCTAATTTTACCCGGATTATCGAAGAAAATTTATATGTGTACTTTTTATCTGCTTCAATTTTTTCTTTTATGCTTGTGTGGCTTTTGCGCCGAATTTTTATGAGGGTATATCTATGA
- a CDS encoding DUF58 domain-containing protein has product MKTGFIAERAKQLKISSLSISEGLRSGGFSSAFRGQGIEFDSVREYETGDDVRSIDWNLTARSGKTYVKMYREERDLSIFICVDFSLSMEPGLDKISPKEKAIETAALLAFAGRHMFSPVGALFFDGEKGPLFIPRTGEDHILTILKSMEDFAFCKNRKPVRGTQIASAMTAASKILRSRSLVIIISDFKVEGYEKELGLLAAKHDVVCLKISGSMDSFLPEAGSIRFKDPETDFRMLLPTGSKTFQMEYKKNFSEEISRWENTCKHSLANPVLLDVNDDTVKVLGDFFLSKQSNQRVLKNNLAKFGADGWKAF; this is encoded by the coding sequence ATGAAAACTGGTTTTATCGCAGAAAGGGCAAAACAGCTTAAAATCTCTTCTCTTTCGATTTCCGAAGGCCTACGTTCAGGCGGCTTCAGTTCGGCTTTTCGCGGGCAAGGTATAGAATTTGACTCGGTACGGGAATATGAAACGGGAGATGATGTGCGCTCTATAGATTGGAACCTTACGGCGCGGAGCGGTAAGACCTATGTTAAGATGTACCGTGAAGAAAGAGATTTAAGCATTTTTATCTGTGTGGATTTTTCTCTTTCGATGGAGCCGGGGCTCGATAAAATCAGTCCTAAGGAAAAAGCTATCGAAACGGCAGCCCTTTTGGCCTTTGCGGGGAGGCATATGTTTTCTCCGGTAGGAGCTCTTTTTTTTGATGGAGAAAAAGGCCCTTTGTTTATTCCTAGAACGGGAGAAGATCATATTTTGACCATATTAAAATCTATGGAAGATTTTGCCTTTTGCAAAAATCGAAAACCTGTGAGGGGAACACAGATTGCGTCTGCGATGACAGCCGCCTCTAAGATTTTACGTTCACGTTCCTTGGTAATAATTATTTCTGATTTTAAGGTTGAGGGTTATGAAAAGGAGCTTGGCCTTTTGGCGGCAAAACATGATGTTGTTTGCCTTAAGATAAGCGGATCTATGGATTCTTTTTTGCCGGAAGCCGGATCTATAAGATTTAAAGACCCTGAAACCGATTTTAGAATGCTTTTGCCTACGGGTTCTAAGACTTTTCAGATGGAATATAAAAAGAATTTTAGTGAAGAAATATCAAGGTGGGAAAATACCTGTAAGCACTCCCTTGCAAATCCTGTTTTACTCGATGTAAATGACGATACCGTAAAAGTATTGGGTGACTTCTTTTTGTCGAAACAAAGCAATCAGCGAGTTTTAAAAAATAATTTAGCTAAGTTTGGAGCGGATGGATGGAAGGCATTTTAA